The proteins below come from a single Tissierella sp. MB52-C2 genomic window:
- a CDS encoding V-type ATP synthase subunit F produces MKSFLISHNEDTIIGLRLAGIEGILAKNKEETEKYFKEAVENPDIGIIIITEKIFEEIEEQVLELKRTGDSKLITTIPDATGLRDRNFIMRYVKESVGIKI; encoded by the coding sequence ATGAAATCCTTCTTAATCAGCCATAATGAAGACACTATAATAGGACTTAGGCTTGCAGGAATAGAAGGAATTTTAGCAAAAAATAAAGAAGAAACAGAGAAGTATTTCAAAGAAGCTGTTGAAAATCCAGACATTGGAATAATTATAATAACGGAAAAGATATTTGAAGAAATAGAAGAACAGGTATTGGAACTAAAAAGAACTGGAGATTCTAAGCTTATAACTACTATTCCAGATGCAACTGGCTTAAGGGACAGAAATTTTATTATGAGATATGTTAAGGAATCTGTAGGTATAAAAATCTAG
- a CDS encoding ATP synthase subunit C, translated as MQFILISTTLMVLITIGTGIFMIYNNMEESKKRLKKALRTNLFVFLPLLAAAIITLVPGAINAETASASAASGMGFIAAALSTGLAAIGTGYAVAVVGASALGAVSEDSRILGKTLIFVGLAEGIAIYGLIVSILILGRL; from the coding sequence ATGCAATTTATATTAATATCAACAACTTTAATGGTTTTAATTACCATAGGAACTGGAATTTTTATGATTTATAACAACATGGAAGAGAGCAAAAAGAGATTAAAGAAGGCTTTAAGAACAAACTTATTCGTATTTTTACCACTATTAGCAGCTGCCATAATAACTTTAGTGCCAGGAGCGATTAATGCTGAAACAGCTTCCGCATCTGCAGCATCAGGTATGGGATTTATTGCAGCAGCTTTATCTACAGGATTAGCAGCCATAGGTACAGGATATGCAGTTGCTGTAGTAGGTGCTTCAGCTTTAGGAGCTGTATCTGAGGATTCAAGAATATTAGGTAAGACATTGATATTCGTAGGTCTTGCAGAAGGTATTGCTATTTATGGACTTATAGTATCTATCTTAATCCTAGGAAGGTTATAA
- a CDS encoding V-type ATPase 116kDa subunit family protein yields the protein MAVEKMTMINVIGNIFDVDNVLKDIILSGKVDLVSALSQIEDNSFVFKVEDENLEKVIDLNYITSFQKDKFYEGALKKGEELKEIFHIESIDMEPDLKENVDISCISKELENIYDEVKGPNEELKSAKKQLKEIEDFYRSFSQIKDFTIPIENLRNLSYFDFRIGSLSKEDRLNLKKNYENILATILHTGTNKDGETYLVIYPSTIREEMNRILRSLNFREIIIPEEYKGTPKDMMETLEVKLKELRKNIKILEELLIDLENKYKDNIIKSINHLNVKGKIEDIKEKLARSNRFFYLSGWVAKKDKKNIEDRLREYEDILIMFKDESDLTPPTKLRNFWLFRPFESLVRMYGVPSYNELDPTPFLSISYMLLFGAMFGDLGQGFILLLGGLILSRKNKMFGGLLGRLGISSMIFGGLYGAVFGFEDILPALIIKPFENINTVLVAAVFIGIGLILIAYIYGMINSVKRRDIEDGLFGKEGLAGFLLYLCLLILVGGKLLNRPILSMEIGIVIIVLCILAMIFRQPLTHLITKKRPLHGDDISGYYVESVFSIIETFLSMLSGTVSFIRVGAFALTHVGLFIAFETIGKMIGTTTGNIIVLIIGNIVIIGMEGLIVFIQGLRLQYYELFSRYYKGEGKEFNPVNIK from the coding sequence ATGGCTGTTGAAAAGATGACTATGATTAATGTCATTGGAAATATCTTTGATGTAGATAATGTACTGAAGGATATCATCTTGTCTGGAAAGGTAGATTTAGTATCTGCATTATCACAAATTGAAGATAATAGTTTTGTCTTCAAGGTAGAGGATGAAAACTTAGAAAAAGTCATAGATTTAAACTATATAACATCCTTTCAGAAAGATAAGTTTTATGAGGGAGCTCTTAAAAAAGGAGAAGAATTAAAAGAAATATTTCATATTGAATCTATAGATATGGAACCTGATTTAAAAGAGAATGTAGACATATCTTGTATCTCCAAGGAATTAGAAAATATCTATGATGAGGTAAAGGGCCCTAATGAAGAATTGAAATCAGCTAAAAAACAGTTAAAGGAAATAGAAGACTTTTATAGAAGCTTTTCACAAATAAAAGACTTTACAATACCAATAGAAAATCTGAGAAACCTTTCATACTTTGACTTTAGAATTGGGTCCTTATCAAAAGAAGATAGATTAAATCTTAAAAAGAACTATGAAAATATATTAGCGACTATTCTCCATACAGGAACAAATAAAGATGGAGAAACTTATTTAGTTATTTACCCTTCAACCATAAGAGAAGAAATGAATAGAATTTTAAGATCTTTAAACTTTAGAGAGATTATAATACCTGAGGAATATAAAGGTACTCCAAAGGATATGATGGAGACTTTAGAAGTAAAGCTAAAAGAACTAAGAAAAAATATAAAAATATTAGAAGAACTATTAATTGATTTAGAAAATAAATATAAAGACAATATTATAAAATCAATAAATCATTTAAATGTAAAAGGAAAAATTGAAGATATCAAAGAAAAATTAGCAAGATCTAATAGATTTTTTTATCTATCAGGTTGGGTAGCTAAAAAAGATAAGAAAAATATTGAAGATAGATTAAGGGAGTATGAAGATATCCTTATAATGTTTAAGGATGAGTCAGATCTTACACCACCTACTAAACTAAGAAATTTTTGGCTTTTTAGACCCTTTGAATCTTTAGTTAGAATGTATGGCGTCCCATCTTACAACGAACTAGACCCTACTCCATTTTTATCTATATCCTATATGTTATTATTTGGGGCAATGTTTGGAGACTTAGGGCAAGGATTTATACTATTATTAGGTGGACTGATTTTATCTAGGAAAAATAAGATGTTTGGTGGTTTATTAGGAAGACTAGGTATTAGTTCTATGATATTTGGAGGATTATATGGAGCAGTATTTGGATTTGAAGATATTTTGCCTGCCCTTATAATTAAGCCCTTTGAAAATATAAATACAGTACTGGTGGCAGCAGTATTCATAGGTATAGGACTTATTCTTATAGCTTATATCTATGGAATGATAAACAGTGTGAAGAGAAGAGACATAGAAGATGGATTATTTGGAAAAGAAGGCTTGGCCGGGTTTTTATTATATCTATGCTTACTGATATTAGTTGGTGGAAAGCTTTTAAATAGACCAATATTGTCAATGGAAATAGGTATAGTTATCATTGTTTTATGTATATTAGCCATGATATTTAGACAACCACTTACTCATCTTATAACGAAAAAACGTCCTCTTCATGGAGATGATATATCTGGATATTATGTAGAATCTGTATTTTCCATTATAGAAACTTTTTTGAGTATGTTAAGTGGTACAGTTTCTTTCATAAGGGTAGGGGCCTTTGCACTAACTCACGTAGGTTTATTTATAGCCTTTGAGACCATAGGAAAAATGATAGGAACGACTACAGGAAATATTATAGTTCTTATTATAGGAAATATTGTAATCATTGGTATGGAAGGTCTTATAGTGTTCATTCAAGGTTTAAGACTTCAATATTATGAATTGTTTAGTAGATATTATAAAGGTGAAGGAAAGGAATTTAACCCTGTAAATATTAAATAA
- a CDS encoding V-type ATPase subunit has translation MGNERVFAAINTKIRVLKAKLLDKEDYIQLMEKESVEEQILYLKENTSYKEVLKNGEDLEDIPQVQIELERNLIHEFGRIIKYFAGGYKDLFKALILRYEIEDLKLYLRALSRNEDKIKMEFRNLSLLGGENYSFDSNKLKNSSNLEELIENLEGTIYYSFLSPYRKEEPEKIIFYMEMNLDRLYFNLLSNNSKKLKKEDRLIFEEILGRNEDLLNIEWIYRGIKFYNLIPEELINFILPHGYELKYKILKKMCYSNVDELKEIVLSTSYDFLFDTEKDVDLYMERRIERYIYYRFSDVFKKAKFDITMSFAYFHLLEYEIRDIISILEAKKYGLEIEEIKEYLVRKIEGSDK, from the coding sequence ATGGGCAATGAAAGAGTTTTTGCAGCCATAAACACTAAGATTAGAGTTCTAAAGGCTAAACTATTAGACAAAGAAGATTATATTCAATTAATGGAAAAGGAAAGCGTAGAGGAACAAATTTTATATCTAAAAGAAAATACTAGTTATAAAGAGGTCTTAAAGAATGGGGAAGACTTAGAGGATATTCCACAAGTTCAAATAGAGCTTGAAAGAAATCTAATCCATGAGTTTGGCAGAATAATAAAATATTTTGCTGGTGGATATAAGGATCTATTCAAGGCTTTAATTCTTAGATATGAAATTGAAGATTTAAAACTATATTTAAGAGCTTTAAGCAGAAATGAAGATAAGATAAAGATGGAATTCAGAAATTTAAGCCTTTTAGGTGGGGAAAATTACAGCTTTGATTCTAATAAGTTAAAGAATTCATCTAATTTAGAAGAATTAATCGAAAACTTAGAGGGAACTATTTATTATAGTTTTTTAAGTCCTTATAGAAAGGAAGAACCTGAAAAGATTATATTTTATATGGAAATGAATCTAGATAGGCTATATTTTAATCTTTTAAGCAATAATTCTAAGAAATTGAAGAAAGAAGATAGATTAATCTTTGAAGAAATACTTGGGAGAAACGAAGATTTATTAAATATTGAATGGATTTATAGAGGAATTAAATTTTATAATTTAATCCCGGAGGAGTTAATAAATTTCATATTACCCCATGGATATGAGTTGAAATATAAAATTTTAAAGAAAATGTGTTATTCCAATGTAGATGAGCTTAAAGAAATTGTCTTATCCACCTCTTATGATTTCTTATTTGATACTGAAAAAGATGTAGATTTATATATGGAGAGAAGAATTGAAAGATATATTTATTACAGGTTTTCAGATGTATTTAAAAAAGCAAAGTTTGATATAACAATGTCTTTTGCATATTTTCATCTTTTAGAGTATGAAATAAGAGATATTATTTCTATATTAGAAGCTAAAAAATATGGACTGGAAATAGAGGAAATAAAAGAATATTTAGTAAGGAAAATTGAAGGAAGTGATAAATAA
- a CDS encoding indolepyruvate oxidoreductase subunit beta, with product MAKSLLLVGVGGQGTILVSKILSEGLLEEGYDVKMSEIHGMAQRGGSVTTQIRFGDKVYSPTINKGEADVLVSFEKLEGARYVSQLKKDGTLIVNEEEMWPLPVLAGLEKYPENIMEELKSKIDNVISINARDIAEELGEPRCQNIVMLGLIVKALGLENIDWKQKIKKFLPERVHEVNLKAFERGLN from the coding sequence TTGGCTAAGTCTTTACTTTTAGTAGGTGTAGGTGGTCAAGGTACAATTCTAGTATCTAAAATATTATCAGAAGGGCTATTGGAAGAAGGCTACGATGTAAAAATGTCTGAAATCCATGGTATGGCTCAAAGAGGTGGTAGTGTTACTACTCAAATTAGATTTGGTGATAAGGTATATTCACCAACTATAAACAAAGGAGAAGCAGATGTATTAGTTTCTTTTGAGAAATTAGAAGGAGCAAGATATGTCTCTCAACTTAAAAAGGACGGAACATTAATAGTAAATGAAGAAGAAATGTGGCCTTTGCCAGTTTTAGCAGGATTAGAGAAATATCCCGAAAATATAATGGAAGAATTAAAATCTAAAATTGATAATGTAATATCAATAAATGCAAGAGATATAGCAGAAGAACTGGGAGAACCAAGATGCCAAAATATAGTAATGTTAGGGCTTATAGTTAAGGCTTTAGGACTAGAAAATATAGATTGGAAACAAAAAATAAAGAAATTCCTTCCTGAAAGAGTTCATGAAGTAAATTTAAAGGCTTTCGAAAGAGGATTAAACTAA
- the iorA gene encoding indolepyruvate ferredoxin oxidoreductase subunit alpha, whose protein sequence is MKKLLTGNEAIARGAYEAGCLVATAYPGTPSTEILENISSYEEIYSEWSTNEKVALEVGAGASIAGARSLVAMKHVGLNVAADPLFTIAYEGVNGGLIVITADEPGMHSSQNEQDNRLFAPHAKVAMVEPSDSQECKDFVKHAFEISETYDTPVLFKVTTRVCHSKGVVELGERIDVGIKEYVKDTKKYIMVPANSKAKHIEIETDRLPRLREYSNNSPLNRIEWNDKKIGIITSGASYLHAKEVFGDTVSYLKVGFSYPLPDKLFKEFSNEVDKLYVIEENEPYMEQFIKAMGIECIGKEIFSVCGEINPQIIREAMLGEKVEDTHKLDLEVSSRPPALCAGCPHRGIFYALSKHKNKVVVTSDIGCYTLGAMPPLGMGDTVICMGAGITAGIGFDKVNQMADREKKVFGFVGDSTFFHSGMTGLVNAVYNKSNMVVVILDNRITAMTGHQQNPGTGKNISGIEAPMIDIEGLVKAIGVKEENIRVIDPYKMDENINAVKDALQATDPFVIITKQPCALIKDVQKARRGLHCQVNQDKCRKCKTCLRIGCPAISMKDNVVSMDTSLCNGCTVCLQVCPFNAIESFGKEVE, encoded by the coding sequence ATGAAAAAGCTTTTAACAGGAAATGAAGCTATTGCAAGAGGGGCATATGAGGCAGGATGTCTAGTTGCAACAGCTTATCCTGGAACACCAAGCACTGAAATACTTGAAAATATTTCTTCATATGAGGAAATATATTCAGAATGGTCTACAAATGAGAAGGTGGCTTTAGAAGTTGGGGCAGGTGCATCTATAGCAGGGGCTAGATCTTTAGTTGCAATGAAGCACGTAGGATTAAATGTGGCGGCAGACCCATTATTTACCATAGCTTATGAAGGTGTAAATGGGGGACTAATAGTTATAACTGCTGATGAGCCAGGTATGCATAGTTCACAGAATGAACAGGACAATAGATTATTCGCACCTCATGCAAAGGTGGCTATGGTAGAACCATCAGATAGTCAAGAATGTAAAGATTTTGTAAAACATGCTTTTGAAATCTCTGAAACTTATGATACTCCAGTATTATTTAAGGTGACTACTAGAGTTTGCCATAGTAAAGGTGTAGTTGAATTAGGAGAAAGAATAGACGTTGGAATTAAAGAATATGTAAAGGATACTAAGAAATATATAATGGTTCCGGCAAATTCTAAGGCTAAACATATAGAAATTGAAACAGATAGACTTCCAAGACTTAGGGAGTATTCAAATAATAGTCCACTAAATAGAATTGAATGGAATGATAAAAAAATAGGAATTATCACATCTGGTGCAAGTTATCTTCATGCAAAGGAAGTATTTGGAGATACTGTATCATACTTGAAGGTAGGATTTAGCTATCCATTACCAGATAAATTATTTAAAGAATTTAGTAACGAAGTAGACAAGCTCTATGTAATAGAAGAAAATGAGCCATATATGGAACAATTTATTAAAGCCATGGGAATAGAATGTATAGGTAAGGAGATATTCTCAGTTTGTGGAGAAATAAATCCGCAAATCATAAGAGAAGCTATGCTGGGTGAAAAGGTAGAAGATACACATAAATTAGATTTAGAAGTATCGTCTAGACCTCCTGCATTATGTGCAGGATGTCCACATAGAGGAATATTCTATGCTCTATCTAAACATAAAAATAAGGTAGTAGTTACATCAGATATAGGTTGTTATACCTTAGGAGCTATGCCGCCATTAGGTATGGGAGACACTGTTATTTGTATGGGTGCTGGAATTACGGCAGGTATTGGATTTGATAAGGTCAACCAAATGGCAGATAGAGAGAAGAAGGTATTTGGATTTGTAGGGGACTCCACATTCTTCCACTCTGGTATGACAGGATTAGTTAATGCAGTATATAATAAGAGCAATATGGTAGTTGTAATCCTTGATAATAGGATTACTGCTATGACAGGACATCAGCAAAATCCAGGTACTGGTAAGAACATATCTGGTATAGAAGCACCAATGATTGATATAGAAGGCTTAGTTAAGGCTATAGGTGTTAAAGAGGAAAATATAAGGGTAATAGATCCATATAAAATGGATGAAAATATAAATGCAGTAAAAGACGCGCTACAAGCCACAGACCCATTTGTAATTATTACAAAACAGCCTTGTGCACTTATTAAAGATGTTCAAAAGGCGAGACGTGGACTACATTGTCAAGTAAATCAAGATAAATGTAGAAAATGTAAGACTTGTTTAAGAATAGGTTGTCCAGCCATATCTATGAAGGATAATGTAGTAAGTATGGATACTTCACTATGTAACGGCTGTACAGTATGTCTACAGGTTTGTCCATTTAATGCTATAGAATCTTTTGGGAAAGAGGTGGAGTAA
- a CDS encoding nucleoside hydrolase encodes MKRPIIIDCDPGLDDAAALVLAHKVESINVLGLTTIVGNASMENTSRNALNLLDAIGWDIPVAKGASQPLARERKLSNKRNGLGKLVLQESEKQFYNIEAVDFIYNEATKNNGQLEILSIGPMTNIANTLLKYPDVKNLIKSITFMGGTTGAGNITPWAEFNMYVDPQAADIVFKSSIPLTMVGLDITKKAFLRLEDIEYFSSLNNIHGTLLSNIFLAIHNRECLWGENNIEVHDAVAFITMILPEIIKKKKFNVSIETNNKEALGSILLDYRNMPEEDKNIDVAVDIDIEGFRSFIKELVC; translated from the coding sequence ATGAAAAGACCAATTATTATAGATTGTGATCCAGGATTAGATGATGCTGCAGCTTTGGTACTTGCTCATAAAGTAGAGAGTATAAATGTATTAGGACTAACAACTATAGTTGGAAATGCTAGTATGGAAAACACCAGCAGAAATGCCTTAAACCTATTAGATGCAATTGGATGGGACATACCAGTTGCAAAAGGTGCAAGTCAGCCCTTAGCTAGAGAAAGGAAATTATCTAATAAAAGGAATGGTTTAGGAAAATTAGTATTACAAGAATCTGAAAAGCAATTTTATAATATTGAAGCAGTAGACTTTATATATAACGAAGCCACTAAAAACAACGGACAATTAGAAATTCTATCTATAGGACCTATGACAAATATAGCAAATACTTTATTAAAATATCCAGATGTAAAGAATCTAATAAAGTCCATAACATTTATGGGTGGAACTACAGGAGCGGGAAATATCACACCCTGGGCAGAATTCAATATGTATGTAGATCCACAGGCAGCAGATATAGTATTTAAATCTTCTATACCTTTAACTATGGTAGGATTAGATATAACTAAAAAGGCTTTCCTAAGACTAGAAGATATAGAATACTTTTCCTCACTTAATAATATACATGGTACATTACTTTCAAATATTTTTCTTGCAATACATAATAGGGAATGTCTATGGGGAGAAAACAATATTGAAGTCCATGATGCAGTAGCTTTTATTACTATGATTTTACCGGAAATAATAAAAAAGAAGAAATTTAATGTGTCAATAGAGACAAATAATAAAGAGGCCTTAGGTTCAATACTTTTAGATTATAGAAATATGCCTGAAGAGGATAAGAATATAGATGTAGCAGTAGATATAGATATAGAAGGATTTAGGTCCTTTATTAAAGAATTAGTTTGTTAA
- a CDS encoding DUF1622 domain-containing protein produces the protein MIIEHFLELIIPYITGSLETIGVAIITIAALRGIFQFMRNGFDFRDDEVAIDFAKAMSLSLEFKLAAEIIKTVVIRTIDEFIILAAVAILRVVLTFVLHWELKSGAKNVEVEGK, from the coding sequence ATGATAATTGAACATTTTTTAGAACTTATAATACCGTATATTACTGGTTCCTTGGAGACCATAGGTGTAGCTATTATTACAATAGCAGCCTTAAGAGGAATCTTTCAATTTATGAGAAACGGATTTGACTTTAGAGATGATGAAGTAGCTATTGATTTTGCTAAGGCTATGTCTCTTAGTTTAGAGTTTAAATTAGCAGCAGAAATTATAAAAACAGTAGTCATAAGGACAATAGATGAATTTATTATACTTGCAGCAGTTGCAATACTTAGGGTAGTTTTAACCTTTGTACTACACTGGGAATTAAAAAGTGGAGCAAAGAATGTGGAAGTAGAAGGAAAATAG
- a CDS encoding CGGC domain-containing protein — protein sequence MKIAIGICEKINGKCSTMGCFRTYNNKEKHFSQYKDIETELISLFSCNICSMDSKENIITIAERLKNSEVDRVHLGTCAVKCKADRKDEIKEIFESMNIEVVEGTH from the coding sequence ATGAAAATTGCAATTGGAATATGTGAAAAAATAAATGGTAAATGTTCTACTATGGGATGTTTTAGGACATACAACAACAAAGAGAAGCACTTTTCTCAATACAAGGACATAGAAACTGAACTTATATCTTTATTCTCATGCAATATATGTTCTATGGATTCTAAAGAAAATATAATTACCATTGCGGAAAGACTGAAAAATTCTGAAGTAGACAGGGTACATCTAGGCACTTGTGCTGTTAAATGCAAGGCTGACAGAAAAGATGAAATTAAAGAAATCTTTGAATCCATGAATATAGAGGTAGTAGAAGGCACTCATTAA
- a CDS encoding CD3072 family TudS-related putative desulfidase: MKRNKKIILICHCIINSNSKVEGLSQYKGTFKEFIDILGEKGIGIIQLPCPEMIVYGIKRWGHVKEQFDTLFYREQCKEMLRPIVQQTKSYINAGYEILGVVGIDGSPSCGVDYTCSGDFRGEISNNDELENILGTLKEVKGSGVFIEELRDYLKEVGIEIPFTAINENDVYSSLDKIREFIN; encoded by the coding sequence TTGAAAAGAAATAAGAAGATAATATTAATTTGTCATTGTATCATTAATTCTAATTCTAAGGTGGAAGGACTTAGCCAGTATAAGGGAACTTTTAAGGAATTTATAGATATTCTTGGGGAGAAAGGCATAGGTATTATTCAACTTCCATGTCCAGAAATGATTGTATATGGAATAAAAAGATGGGGCCATGTAAAGGAGCAATTTGATACTTTGTTTTATAGGGAACAATGTAAAGAAATGCTTAGACCCATAGTCCAGCAGACTAAAAGCTATATAAATGCAGGCTATGAAATCCTAGGAGTTGTAGGGATAGATGGCAGCCCAAGCTGTGGAGTTGATTATACCTGTTCCGGAGATTTTAGAGGAGAGATTTCAAACAACGATGAACTGGAAAATATCCTTGGAACTTTAAAGGAAGTTAAAGGCTCAGGTGTGTTCATAGAAGAACTAAGAGATTATCTGAAGGAAGTCGGAATAGAAATACCTTTTACAGCTATTAATGAAAATGATGTATATAGTTCTTTAGATAAAATAAGAGAATTTATAAACTAG
- a CDS encoding ABC transporter ATP-binding protein, with amino-acid sequence MSYIVFENIEKYYGENHVLKNTNLSIPQGEFVTLLGSSGCGKSTLLRCLAGLEVVTSGRIFLDGEDITFLNPKDRNIGMIFQQYSLFPNMNVYNNISFGLRMKKAKKDTIDDLVKNTLKMVNLQGYEKRYPYQLSGGEQQRVALARCIVTKPKVLLLDEPLSAIDAKLRKSLQSRIKEIHKELNMTSIFVTHDQDEAMTMSDTIHIMKDGIIEQSGNPFEIYSNPKTIFTAAFVGNYNILESEQFSKLTSQEYSAHPRIVIRPETIEISPIELEESKESYIISGKIIDILPQGNIIRYTVDINSISLKVDVLFNDLNLYILGQRVYLKLKKNHCIGL; translated from the coding sequence ATGTCATATATTGTTTTTGAAAACATAGAAAAATATTATGGTGAGAACCATGTCCTTAAAAACACCAATCTTTCAATTCCCCAGGGAGAATTTGTTACATTATTAGGTTCTTCTGGCTGTGGGAAAAGTACACTTCTTAGATGTCTTGCAGGATTAGAAGTGGTAACCAGTGGAAGGATATTTTTAGATGGAGAAGATATTACTTTTTTGAATCCAAAGGATAGAAATATCGGAATGATATTTCAACAATATAGTCTTTTTCCTAATATGAATGTATATAATAATATTTCATTTGGTCTTAGGATGAAGAAGGCTAAAAAAGATACTATTGATGATCTTGTGAAGAATACTTTAAAAATGGTTAATCTTCAAGGCTATGAAAAGAGATATCCTTATCAGCTTTCTGGGGGCGAGCAGCAGAGAGTAGCATTGGCAAGATGTATTGTGACTAAACCTAAGGTTTTGCTATTAGATGAACCTTTGAGTGCAATAGATGCAAAGCTTCGTAAATCTCTACAATCCAGAATAAAGGAAATACACAAGGAGCTTAATATGACTTCGATATTTGTTACCCATGACCAAGATGAGGCAATGACTATGTCAGATACAATTCATATAATGAAAGATGGGATTATAGAGCAATCAGGAAATCCTTTTGAAATATACAGCAATCCAAAAACTATTTTCACAGCAGCCTTTGTTGGCAATTACAATATATTGGAAAGTGAGCAATTCTCCAAGCTGACAAGTCAAGAATATTCAGCTCATCCAAGAATTGTAATTAGACCTGAGACTATTGAGATATCTCCTATTGAATTAGAAGAATCTAAAGAATCGTATATCATTTCTGGCAAAATTATTGATATACTGCCTCAAGGTAATATTATAAGATACACAGTTGATATTAATTCTATTTCATTAAAGGTAGATGTGTTGTTTAATGATTTGAATCTTTATATTTTGGGGCAAAGAGTGTATTTGAAATTAAAGAAAAATCATTGTATTGGTCTATAA